The sequence ATGTTGCAACCGGTCAGAACGTTTGGAAAGAATTTAATGCAAAGCAGCAGGCCTGAGGGTTGCTTTGGTTTGAAGGAAAATCACTATGAATCAGGAGCGATCCGTTGACAGTATCGCCGTCGGCTCAAAGTCAGCCCTCGGAAATCGGGAGGACCGTATCAAACATTGCTCCTCAAAACGTTGGTCTGCAGTTGATGATTTCTTTATCTTTTTAACCACGCATGCAACTATCATTTGGAAAAAGCAGTACTAATAAAGTTGGGACTAGTTGATTATCGTTTGCGCTAATGAGCAAGTGGAGTAATTTGATTGACCCTCTCTACATGATGCTGACCTCTGGCACAACCGTACACGTAAACATCACACTAGATCAAGTTGTGCTACTACAATATCTCAAACTGCAATTTGTTGACTTTAGGCAGGAGCTATATCTTATCCTTTTCCGTGGTCAGAAATATCTCGGCGAGCACGTACGCAGACACGTGAAAAAGAACTCATATTTCATATTAATTCAAACACAGGTAATATATATATCCATGGTAAATTAAGTACTAGTCCTACTCATTTTATAATCAAATTCATCTCGGATCATCAAGCATATTTGGCCTAGGTTTGTTATTGTCAGATTAGGTATGAAATAAATGGACAAGAATAGTACCCAGGTAAGAAGGCGAATCGGCGGTGAAATGAAATTACCTGGATGGGGGAGAGATCGGAGGACATGAACTGGTCGACCGTCTTGTCCTCGAGCGACTTGCAGACCTTGGCGTCCTGGAGGCAGCCCTTGATCCTGTTCCAGTTCTTGTCGTTCTCCACCCGCTTCTGCAGCCAGTTGGAGTAGTCCCCGAGCCTGTACTCCTTGAATCCGCGGCCGGAGACGGCCTCCCCGGTGCCCTTGTGCGtgacgacgaaggcgaagacggtgaggccgaggaggacgacgatgagcAGGAACATGGCGACGAGGTAGAACCAGAGGAGGCAGGTGACGCGGCAGCAGGCGCCGACGAGCCCCGCGATGGAGACGAGCATGAGGAACACCCCCACCGCGATCACCGGCGCCGCCAGGTAGCGCTCGCACTCGGTGCCGTCGGCGCGCGCCCGCAGCCAGATGCCGCCCGCCAGGATGGGCACCGAGAGCAGGAAGGTCACCGCGTTCAGGATCCCGATCACCGTGTTGCTTAGCCGCACCATCTTGGCGCCGGCGGGGGGTCGCGTCCGCGGTGGCGTGCGGTTTCTTGGACGGGGCTGGGTGGCGGTTGGCGCGGCGGTTTTCGAAAGGTTTTTGGGGAAGGGGGCGTGGCGCACGGTGTGATCTGGGAATTGTGTGATGATGTGGGATGGTGGTGGGCGTGGTATTTGTAGAGGGGGTGTGTGCGCGTGGATTCGATTGGATTGGGCCGGGGTGGGATGGGGAGGGCGGGAGGAAAGTTCTTGGGCTTTTCGTGTGGGAGCGAAACGGGGCGTGGCGGTtgctgatggatggatggatcctTTGCTGGGCACGGAAACTATTGACCGCGACTCTCGCACTCCAGGGGTCTGCACACGCACACGCAAGCGTATTGACCGGGGAACGCCTGGCTCGTGTCCTTCTCCAGGGTCTCGACGAAGGGTTCAAAAATCAAAAAGGTTGTGGCTATTAGGGGACGCCACTGTTCTTCAGATCACGCGTTTCCGGCCGATCAGCGGAGGGCCCCGACTTGGTAACGATAACGAAATGTGTATGAATCGTACACCGACGCGCTGAAGAAAAGTTTCCGGCCTCTCTCGTGCACACACctacactacacacacacacacacaccacgtaTATGCTACTGAAATACACCGTCGCCGGCACGTCAGTCCGCCAAGAGGTAGTATTTTTCTTGTTTCACATTTTACACCCAAGAGATCTAACTACCGACGACTCCATTCTGCGTCAgctctagtactactactagtacgagAGCAAAACATATCACATCGGTCGAAAAAGGTTGCACGAAGCAGATGGCGGGTTTGACTTGTCTGCCTTTGCCGCGTCGAAGTGGCACGAGGTTTCAGTGCGTGTGCGGGAAGTGGCGTTTGGTAGTTCTAGTACGATTTCCCTCTCGCTCGCTGCGCCCGGTTTGATTTCGTCAAGAAGGCACGCACGAGGGCTGCTTCTATCTAAACCAAGCAGCGATAATAAATGGGGATCCATCCTACGCGGCGCGTCCTGCCTGGCTCGTTTGTTGGTAGCACTGCGTTTGCCTCTTTCGTAAGCTAGGGACGCCAACGACGCTACCGTGCTGCTGCTAGTATCGTTGCACCCGAACACGGAAGAGCCCTCCCCTAGTCCACGTTCGATCATGTGAAATCGCGTCTAGTCTATCGGGGGCCACCAATCATGCATGGAGGACCACATGTCGTCCACCCATCGTTCTCAAAGCTTCAAAATGATTTATTTTTTTAATAATCGGAACGGACAATAGAAATATATATCTTTTCAAGAGGACGATGCTAGGCGCTGGCGGACCGACCCAATTTTCAGCTGGTCGCCTAGCAGCCGCTTGATTTAATTGGTATCAACAATATATTTAGCCCTTGATTAAGTCAACGCACGCAGCCATGTTATTCCATCGGCTCTTGGACACTAAcggcacctcctccttcccccgccTATCAATGGCGGAGTTCCAACTAGGGGTTCTTTCACCAACTTGTCTCCGCCCAGGTGGGCCCATCCAAGGACTCCCATGTAGGTTTACTAGTGGGCCGCGTCGAGGCGGCGTATAAGAGAAAGGCTCCGAGGATTTGAAGTACACCCCAAGACAGTAGAAATCGTCTACAACATGTTCTTCTTATACGTAACCGACTAGGATGTAACTCTAGACACCCTCGGGTACCTACATATGCCGAGGGGTGGGGCTCATAGATGGCACACAACGATCTTGCAGTAGATCACCTGTATTTCGTTCAACTGAGGAGCGTCGCGTATGGTGACCTGATTTGCCATTGATACGCCTTCATTGCATTCCGTCGCCCAAAGGGCATGTTGGGGGGAGTGAGATCGGTCGTGAGAGGCTGACCAGGTGGGAgggcaactgtcggtgtcaaaactggtggatctcgggtaggggatcccgaactgtgcgtctaggcagatggtaacaggagacaagggacacggtgtttttacccaggttcgggccctctcgatggaggtaaaactctactcctgcttgattaatattgatgatatgggtagtacaagagtaaatctaccatgagatcagagaggctaaaccctagaagctagcctatggtatgattgttgttcatcctacggactaaaaccctccggtttatataggcaccgaagagggttagggttacacagagtcggttacaatggtaggaaatctacatatccgtatcgccaagcttgccttccacgccaaggaaagtcccatccggacacgggacgaagtcttcaatcttatatcttcatagtcctggagtccggtcgaaggtgatagttcggctatccggacaccccttaatccaggactccctcagtagcccccgaaccaggcttcaatgacgacgagtccggcgcgcatattgtcttcggcattgcaaggcgggttcctcctccgaatacttcatagaagatcttgaacacaaggatagtgtccggctctgcaaaataagttccacataccaccatagagagaataatatttacacaagttcaatctgctgacgtattccgtggcgtgacatcacggCCAAGTCTTcattcgaatcatttttactgttccacctcagcgcgtttagcgaggcggtttccttggcacgtcttgtcaaagcagagatcgtgtccccttattccgggattctcatcaatacgggcgtgggtaacccaaccgctccatcaattacggtgcttgggagataagcgagttttaccaggctggtggggacgcatagcttcgtccacccatataaggggataaggatccactctttccatttacgccttcttcctcctttgcttatccatctctgcgcactcgagctcccgcgcccaagtccgcacatcccacctcaaccttctccagtcatgtcaggagcgggaggcaagtggatggcctcctccgtcacgaaggggcacatcaaaaagttgaggaaagccggatacctacACAacaacattgcgcaccggcttccagacgaggggcagcttgtccccacccctaggccccatgagagggtggtgttcctcccccatttcttccgtggactgggcttcccactccacccatttgtccgggggctcatgttctactatggcctggatttccacgatctggccccgaacttcatccttaacatctcggcgtttatcgtcgtgtgcgaggccttcctccgcatcaagccccacttcggcttatggctgaagtcctttaatgtcaagccgaaggtgatGGGCGGCCAGCAGAccaagtgcg comes from Triticum aestivum cultivar Chinese Spring chromosome 5B, IWGSC CS RefSeq v2.1, whole genome shotgun sequence and encodes:
- the LOC123112063 gene encoding tetraspanin-8; translated protein: MVRLSNTVIGILNAVTFLLSVPILAGGIWLRARADGTECERYLAAPVIAVGVFLMLVSIAGLVGACCRVTCLLWFYLVAMFLLIVVLLGLTVFAFVVTHKGTGEAVSGRGFKEYRLGDYSNWLQKRVENDKNWNRIKGCLQDAKVCKSLEDKTVDQFMSSDLSPIQSGCCKPPISCGFTYVNSTQWTGPAKSTEPDCGAWSNDGALCYGCQSCKAGVVATLKRNWKRSAIINIVFLVFIIIVYSVGCCAFRNNRRDHRNGGGYKQQGAYA